One window of the Suricata suricatta isolate VVHF042 chromosome 7, meerkat_22Aug2017_6uvM2_HiC, whole genome shotgun sequence genome contains the following:
- the NEDD9 gene encoding enhancer of filamentation 1 isoform X2 yields the protein MWARNLMARALYDNVPECAEELAFRKGDILTVIEQNTGGLEGWWLCSLHGRQGIVPGNRVKLLIGPIQETPSSQDQPTSGLMHQTFGQQKLYQAPNPHGAPRDTIYQVPPSYQHQGIYQVPTSHGTQGQDVYQVPPSVQRSIGGANGPHLSKKVITPVRTGQGYVYEYPSRYQKDIYDIPPSHTTQGVYDIPPSSVKVPGFSVPVGEIKPQGIYDIPPTKGLYAIPPSACRDEAGLKEKEYDFPPPVRQSGRLDVRPEGVYDIPPTSTKPMGKDLHIKYNCDAPGAAELPTRRHQTTPLNHPQLGQSLGAQNDAYDVPRGVQFLEPQAESSEKANPGERDGVYDVPLHNNPPEAKGSQDVVDGINRLSFSSTGSTRSNMSTSSTTSKESSLSASPSQDKRLFLDPDTAIERLHRLQQTLEAGVASLMALVTTDWRCYGYMERHINEIRTSVDKVELSVRDYLHFAKGAVANASCLPELVLHNKMKRELQRVEDSHQILSQTSHDLNEHSWSLNILAINKPQNKCDDLDRFVMVAKAVPDDAKQLTTTISTNAEALFRPGAGSSPMKSGSGNIMNSTEYPHTASQAHLLHSGDHKAQALTKPLPPSLGKDQTPDCSSSDGSERSWMDDYDYVHLQGKEEFERQQKELLEKENIIKQNKMQLEHHQLSQFQLLEQEITKPVENDISKWKPSQNLPTTNSSVGSQDRQLLYFYYDQCETHYISLLNAIDALFSCVSSAQPPRIFVAHSKFVILSAHKLVFIGDTLTRQVATQDIRNKVMNSSNQLCEQLKTIVMATKMAALHYPSTTALQEMVHQVTDLSRNAQLFKRSLLEMATF from the exons AATCTCATGGCAAGGGCCTTATATGACAATGTCCCAGAGTGTGCTGAGGAGCTGGCCTTTCGGAAGGGAGATATCCTGACTGTCATAGAGCAGAACACAGGAGGACTGGAAGGGTGGTGGCTCTGCTCCTTACATGGTCGACAAGGTATTGTTCCAGGCAACCGGGTGAAACTTCTGATTGGCCCTATTCAGGAGACACCCTCCAGTCAGGACCAGCCTACTTCTGGACTAATGCACCAGACCTTTGGCCAACAGAAGCTCTATCAAGCACCGAACCCACATGGCGCCCCTCGAGACACCATCTACCAGGTGCCACCTTCCTACCAACATCAGGGAATTTACCAAGTCCCCACTAGCCATGGTACCCAGGGACAGGATGTGTATCAAGTaccaccatcagtgcagagaaGCATTGGGGGGGCTAACGGTCCCCACTTAAGTAAAAAG GTGATAACCCCAGTGAGGACAGGCCAAGGCTATGTGTATGAGTACCCGTCCAGGTACCAAAAGGATATCTACGACATCCCGCCTTCCCACACCACCCAAGGG GTGTATGACATCCCTCCATCATCAGTCAAAGTCCCTGGGTTTTCAGTTCCTGTGGGAGAGATAAAACCTCAAGGCATCTATGACATCCCTCCTACGAAAGGG TTATATGCCATCCCTCCCTCTGCTTGCCGAGATGAGGCAGGGCTTAAGGAAAAAGAGTATGATTTCCCCCCTCCAGTGAGGCAATCTGGAAGGCTGGACGTCAGACCAGAGGGCGTTTATGACATCCCCCCAACCAGCACCAAGCCGATGGGGAAGGACCTTCACATAAAATATAACTGTGATGCTCCAGGAGCCGCTGAACTGCCAACACGAAGACACCAAACCACTCCGCTGAACCACCCACAGCTGGGACAGTCCCTGGGTGCCCAGAATGATGCATACGATGTCCCCCGAGGGGTTCAGTTTCTGGAGCCGCAGGCAGAGAGCAGTGAGAAAGCAAACCCTGGAGAAAGAGACGGCGTTTACGATGTCCCTCTGCACAACAACCCACCGGAGGCCAAAGGCTCTCAGGATGTGGTCGATGGCATCAACCGGTTATCCTTCTCCAGCACGGGCAGCACCAGGAGTAACATGTCCACGTCCTCGACCACCTCCAAGGAGTCTTCATTGTCAGCCTCCCCATCTCAGGACAAAAGGCTCTTCCTGGACCCAGACACAGCCATCGAGAGACTTCACCGGCTCCAGCAGACCCTGGAGGCGGGCGTTGCCAGCCTCATGGCGCTGGTCACCACGGACTGGCGGTGTTACGGATACATGGAACGGCACATCAACGAGATCCGCACCTCGGTGGACAAGGTGGAGCTGTCCGTGAGGGACTACCTCCATTTTGCCAAGGGAGCTGTGGCAAATGCTTCCTGCCTCCCCGAACTCGTCCTCCATAACAAAATGAAACGGGAGCTCCAAAGAGTGGAAGACTCCCACCAGATTCTGAGCCAGACCAGCCATGACTTAAATGAGCACAGCTGGTCACTGAACATTCTGGCCATCAACAAGCCCCAGAACAAGTGCGATGACCTGGACAGGTTTGTGATGGTGGCGAAGGCCGTGCCCGATGATGCCAAGCAGCTCACCACAACCATCAGTACTAACGCAGAGGCCCTCTTCAGGCCAGGCGCGGGCAGCTCGCCTATGAAAAGTGGGTCTGGGAACATCATGAACTCCACTGAGTACCCACACACCGCGTCCCAGGCCCACCTGCTGCATTCTGGGGATCACAAGGCCCAAGCCCTCACCAAGCCATTGCCCCCAAGCCTGGGCAAGGACCAGACTCCTGATTGTAGCAGCAGTGATGGGTCAGAAAGGAGCTGGATGGATGATTATGACTATGTCCACCTACAG GGTAAGGAGGAGTTTGAGAGGCAACAGAAAGAGctgttggaaaaagaaaatatcatcaaACAGAACAAGATGCAGCTGGAACACCACCAG CTAAGTCAGTTCCAGCTGTTAGAACAAGAAATTACCAAGCCAGTGGAGAACGACATCTCCAAGTGGAAGCCCTCTCAAAACCTCCCGACCACAAACAGCAGCGTGGGCTCTCAGGATCGGCAGCTGCTCTACTTCTACTACGACCAGTGTGAGACCCATTACATCTCCCTCCTCAACGCCATCGACGCCCTCTTCAGCTGCGTCAGCTCCGCGCAGCCCCCGCGCATCTTCGTGGCCCACAGCAAGTTTGTCATCCTGAGCGCACACAAACTGGTGTTCATTGGGGACACGCTGACGCGGCAGGTTGCCACCCAGGACATTCGCAACAAAGTGATGAACTCCAGCAACCAGCTCTGCGAACAGCTCAAGACTATAGTGATGGCGACCAAGATGGCCGCCCTCCATTACCCCAGCACCACGGCCCTGCAGGAGATGGTGCACCAAGTGACAGACCTGTCCAGGAACGCCCAGCTCTTCAAGCGCTCGTTGCTGGAAATGGCAACCTtctga
- the NEDD9 gene encoding enhancer of filamentation 1 isoform X1, with product MKYKNLMARALYDNVPECAEELAFRKGDILTVIEQNTGGLEGWWLCSLHGRQGIVPGNRVKLLIGPIQETPSSQDQPTSGLMHQTFGQQKLYQAPNPHGAPRDTIYQVPPSYQHQGIYQVPTSHGTQGQDVYQVPPSVQRSIGGANGPHLSKKVITPVRTGQGYVYEYPSRYQKDIYDIPPSHTTQGVYDIPPSSVKVPGFSVPVGEIKPQGIYDIPPTKGLYAIPPSACRDEAGLKEKEYDFPPPVRQSGRLDVRPEGVYDIPPTSTKPMGKDLHIKYNCDAPGAAELPTRRHQTTPLNHPQLGQSLGAQNDAYDVPRGVQFLEPQAESSEKANPGERDGVYDVPLHNNPPEAKGSQDVVDGINRLSFSSTGSTRSNMSTSSTTSKESSLSASPSQDKRLFLDPDTAIERLHRLQQTLEAGVASLMALVTTDWRCYGYMERHINEIRTSVDKVELSVRDYLHFAKGAVANASCLPELVLHNKMKRELQRVEDSHQILSQTSHDLNEHSWSLNILAINKPQNKCDDLDRFVMVAKAVPDDAKQLTTTISTNAEALFRPGAGSSPMKSGSGNIMNSTEYPHTASQAHLLHSGDHKAQALTKPLPPSLGKDQTPDCSSSDGSERSWMDDYDYVHLQGKEEFERQQKELLEKENIIKQNKMQLEHHQLSQFQLLEQEITKPVENDISKWKPSQNLPTTNSSVGSQDRQLLYFYYDQCETHYISLLNAIDALFSCVSSAQPPRIFVAHSKFVILSAHKLVFIGDTLTRQVATQDIRNKVMNSSNQLCEQLKTIVMATKMAALHYPSTTALQEMVHQVTDLSRNAQLFKRSLLEMATF from the exons AATCTCATGGCAAGGGCCTTATATGACAATGTCCCAGAGTGTGCTGAGGAGCTGGCCTTTCGGAAGGGAGATATCCTGACTGTCATAGAGCAGAACACAGGAGGACTGGAAGGGTGGTGGCTCTGCTCCTTACATGGTCGACAAGGTATTGTTCCAGGCAACCGGGTGAAACTTCTGATTGGCCCTATTCAGGAGACACCCTCCAGTCAGGACCAGCCTACTTCTGGACTAATGCACCAGACCTTTGGCCAACAGAAGCTCTATCAAGCACCGAACCCACATGGCGCCCCTCGAGACACCATCTACCAGGTGCCACCTTCCTACCAACATCAGGGAATTTACCAAGTCCCCACTAGCCATGGTACCCAGGGACAGGATGTGTATCAAGTaccaccatcagtgcagagaaGCATTGGGGGGGCTAACGGTCCCCACTTAAGTAAAAAG GTGATAACCCCAGTGAGGACAGGCCAAGGCTATGTGTATGAGTACCCGTCCAGGTACCAAAAGGATATCTACGACATCCCGCCTTCCCACACCACCCAAGGG GTGTATGACATCCCTCCATCATCAGTCAAAGTCCCTGGGTTTTCAGTTCCTGTGGGAGAGATAAAACCTCAAGGCATCTATGACATCCCTCCTACGAAAGGG TTATATGCCATCCCTCCCTCTGCTTGCCGAGATGAGGCAGGGCTTAAGGAAAAAGAGTATGATTTCCCCCCTCCAGTGAGGCAATCTGGAAGGCTGGACGTCAGACCAGAGGGCGTTTATGACATCCCCCCAACCAGCACCAAGCCGATGGGGAAGGACCTTCACATAAAATATAACTGTGATGCTCCAGGAGCCGCTGAACTGCCAACACGAAGACACCAAACCACTCCGCTGAACCACCCACAGCTGGGACAGTCCCTGGGTGCCCAGAATGATGCATACGATGTCCCCCGAGGGGTTCAGTTTCTGGAGCCGCAGGCAGAGAGCAGTGAGAAAGCAAACCCTGGAGAAAGAGACGGCGTTTACGATGTCCCTCTGCACAACAACCCACCGGAGGCCAAAGGCTCTCAGGATGTGGTCGATGGCATCAACCGGTTATCCTTCTCCAGCACGGGCAGCACCAGGAGTAACATGTCCACGTCCTCGACCACCTCCAAGGAGTCTTCATTGTCAGCCTCCCCATCTCAGGACAAAAGGCTCTTCCTGGACCCAGACACAGCCATCGAGAGACTTCACCGGCTCCAGCAGACCCTGGAGGCGGGCGTTGCCAGCCTCATGGCGCTGGTCACCACGGACTGGCGGTGTTACGGATACATGGAACGGCACATCAACGAGATCCGCACCTCGGTGGACAAGGTGGAGCTGTCCGTGAGGGACTACCTCCATTTTGCCAAGGGAGCTGTGGCAAATGCTTCCTGCCTCCCCGAACTCGTCCTCCATAACAAAATGAAACGGGAGCTCCAAAGAGTGGAAGACTCCCACCAGATTCTGAGCCAGACCAGCCATGACTTAAATGAGCACAGCTGGTCACTGAACATTCTGGCCATCAACAAGCCCCAGAACAAGTGCGATGACCTGGACAGGTTTGTGATGGTGGCGAAGGCCGTGCCCGATGATGCCAAGCAGCTCACCACAACCATCAGTACTAACGCAGAGGCCCTCTTCAGGCCAGGCGCGGGCAGCTCGCCTATGAAAAGTGGGTCTGGGAACATCATGAACTCCACTGAGTACCCACACACCGCGTCCCAGGCCCACCTGCTGCATTCTGGGGATCACAAGGCCCAAGCCCTCACCAAGCCATTGCCCCCAAGCCTGGGCAAGGACCAGACTCCTGATTGTAGCAGCAGTGATGGGTCAGAAAGGAGCTGGATGGATGATTATGACTATGTCCACCTACAG GGTAAGGAGGAGTTTGAGAGGCAACAGAAAGAGctgttggaaaaagaaaatatcatcaaACAGAACAAGATGCAGCTGGAACACCACCAG CTAAGTCAGTTCCAGCTGTTAGAACAAGAAATTACCAAGCCAGTGGAGAACGACATCTCCAAGTGGAAGCCCTCTCAAAACCTCCCGACCACAAACAGCAGCGTGGGCTCTCAGGATCGGCAGCTGCTCTACTTCTACTACGACCAGTGTGAGACCCATTACATCTCCCTCCTCAACGCCATCGACGCCCTCTTCAGCTGCGTCAGCTCCGCGCAGCCCCCGCGCATCTTCGTGGCCCACAGCAAGTTTGTCATCCTGAGCGCACACAAACTGGTGTTCATTGGGGACACGCTGACGCGGCAGGTTGCCACCCAGGACATTCGCAACAAAGTGATGAACTCCAGCAACCAGCTCTGCGAACAGCTCAAGACTATAGTGATGGCGACCAAGATGGCCGCCCTCCATTACCCCAGCACCACGGCCCTGCAGGAGATGGTGCACCAAGTGACAGACCTGTCCAGGAACGCCCAGCTCTTCAAGCGCTCGTTGCTGGAAATGGCAACCTtctga
- the NEDD9 gene encoding enhancer of filamentation 1 isoform X3: protein MWARVITPVRTGQGYVYEYPSRYQKDIYDIPPSHTTQGVYDIPPSSVKVPGFSVPVGEIKPQGIYDIPPTKGLYAIPPSACRDEAGLKEKEYDFPPPVRQSGRLDVRPEGVYDIPPTSTKPMGKDLHIKYNCDAPGAAELPTRRHQTTPLNHPQLGQSLGAQNDAYDVPRGVQFLEPQAESSEKANPGERDGVYDVPLHNNPPEAKGSQDVVDGINRLSFSSTGSTRSNMSTSSTTSKESSLSASPSQDKRLFLDPDTAIERLHRLQQTLEAGVASLMALVTTDWRCYGYMERHINEIRTSVDKVELSVRDYLHFAKGAVANASCLPELVLHNKMKRELQRVEDSHQILSQTSHDLNEHSWSLNILAINKPQNKCDDLDRFVMVAKAVPDDAKQLTTTISTNAEALFRPGAGSSPMKSGSGNIMNSTEYPHTASQAHLLHSGDHKAQALTKPLPPSLGKDQTPDCSSSDGSERSWMDDYDYVHLQGKEEFERQQKELLEKENIIKQNKMQLEHHQLSQFQLLEQEITKPVENDISKWKPSQNLPTTNSSVGSQDRQLLYFYYDQCETHYISLLNAIDALFSCVSSAQPPRIFVAHSKFVILSAHKLVFIGDTLTRQVATQDIRNKVMNSSNQLCEQLKTIVMATKMAALHYPSTTALQEMVHQVTDLSRNAQLFKRSLLEMATF, encoded by the exons GTGATAACCCCAGTGAGGACAGGCCAAGGCTATGTGTATGAGTACCCGTCCAGGTACCAAAAGGATATCTACGACATCCCGCCTTCCCACACCACCCAAGGG GTGTATGACATCCCTCCATCATCAGTCAAAGTCCCTGGGTTTTCAGTTCCTGTGGGAGAGATAAAACCTCAAGGCATCTATGACATCCCTCCTACGAAAGGG TTATATGCCATCCCTCCCTCTGCTTGCCGAGATGAGGCAGGGCTTAAGGAAAAAGAGTATGATTTCCCCCCTCCAGTGAGGCAATCTGGAAGGCTGGACGTCAGACCAGAGGGCGTTTATGACATCCCCCCAACCAGCACCAAGCCGATGGGGAAGGACCTTCACATAAAATATAACTGTGATGCTCCAGGAGCCGCTGAACTGCCAACACGAAGACACCAAACCACTCCGCTGAACCACCCACAGCTGGGACAGTCCCTGGGTGCCCAGAATGATGCATACGATGTCCCCCGAGGGGTTCAGTTTCTGGAGCCGCAGGCAGAGAGCAGTGAGAAAGCAAACCCTGGAGAAAGAGACGGCGTTTACGATGTCCCTCTGCACAACAACCCACCGGAGGCCAAAGGCTCTCAGGATGTGGTCGATGGCATCAACCGGTTATCCTTCTCCAGCACGGGCAGCACCAGGAGTAACATGTCCACGTCCTCGACCACCTCCAAGGAGTCTTCATTGTCAGCCTCCCCATCTCAGGACAAAAGGCTCTTCCTGGACCCAGACACAGCCATCGAGAGACTTCACCGGCTCCAGCAGACCCTGGAGGCGGGCGTTGCCAGCCTCATGGCGCTGGTCACCACGGACTGGCGGTGTTACGGATACATGGAACGGCACATCAACGAGATCCGCACCTCGGTGGACAAGGTGGAGCTGTCCGTGAGGGACTACCTCCATTTTGCCAAGGGAGCTGTGGCAAATGCTTCCTGCCTCCCCGAACTCGTCCTCCATAACAAAATGAAACGGGAGCTCCAAAGAGTGGAAGACTCCCACCAGATTCTGAGCCAGACCAGCCATGACTTAAATGAGCACAGCTGGTCACTGAACATTCTGGCCATCAACAAGCCCCAGAACAAGTGCGATGACCTGGACAGGTTTGTGATGGTGGCGAAGGCCGTGCCCGATGATGCCAAGCAGCTCACCACAACCATCAGTACTAACGCAGAGGCCCTCTTCAGGCCAGGCGCGGGCAGCTCGCCTATGAAAAGTGGGTCTGGGAACATCATGAACTCCACTGAGTACCCACACACCGCGTCCCAGGCCCACCTGCTGCATTCTGGGGATCACAAGGCCCAAGCCCTCACCAAGCCATTGCCCCCAAGCCTGGGCAAGGACCAGACTCCTGATTGTAGCAGCAGTGATGGGTCAGAAAGGAGCTGGATGGATGATTATGACTATGTCCACCTACAG GGTAAGGAGGAGTTTGAGAGGCAACAGAAAGAGctgttggaaaaagaaaatatcatcaaACAGAACAAGATGCAGCTGGAACACCACCAG CTAAGTCAGTTCCAGCTGTTAGAACAAGAAATTACCAAGCCAGTGGAGAACGACATCTCCAAGTGGAAGCCCTCTCAAAACCTCCCGACCACAAACAGCAGCGTGGGCTCTCAGGATCGGCAGCTGCTCTACTTCTACTACGACCAGTGTGAGACCCATTACATCTCCCTCCTCAACGCCATCGACGCCCTCTTCAGCTGCGTCAGCTCCGCGCAGCCCCCGCGCATCTTCGTGGCCCACAGCAAGTTTGTCATCCTGAGCGCACACAAACTGGTGTTCATTGGGGACACGCTGACGCGGCAGGTTGCCACCCAGGACATTCGCAACAAAGTGATGAACTCCAGCAACCAGCTCTGCGAACAGCTCAAGACTATAGTGATGGCGACCAAGATGGCCGCCCTCCATTACCCCAGCACCACGGCCCTGCAGGAGATGGTGCACCAAGTGACAGACCTGTCCAGGAACGCCCAGCTCTTCAAGCGCTCGTTGCTGGAAATGGCAACCTtctga